ATCTGGCTGTTCCTGGTGCCGAAGCTATTGTATGTGGTTTCAGGATTCGTGATGTGTCTGGCCATATTAATCTTTCTGTCAGGAGCGGTTCCGACCTTTCGCACTTACTTGTTTGTTAATAATGCAATAAAAACCGACGGGGTTCTGCTGTCTAACAAATATATTTCAAATGAATCTTCCTGTCCCACGTTCCGTTTTGAAGACCGGCAGGGTAAAACACATGAGTTTACCTCTTCAACCAGCTATAGCCCACCACTCGGCAAACCGGGGCAAACATTTGAGATTCTTTATGACCCCGATGACCCTGAAGTTGCGGCAGAGAATAATCAACGGTCACTTTGGGGATCAGGACCTGTTTTATTACGATCTGGCTTTGTCAATCTTCTAACGTTTGGAGCCATCTATCTTTATACCAGACGTATCTTGAATAATCGGATTCGGAATCTGAGTGATGACTAAGCCGCCCGGTCAGTCATTCGTTCTGAGTCGCGTCGCACTTCTCCAGAAACGTTTTGAGATTTTTCACAGCGCAATTATCAGGGTCTGCTGTTTCTGCAGTTTCGAGTGCAGGCTTCAACTGCTCACGGATCGTGCAAAGCTCTGGTGAGACCTCAATTCCACGGCCAATGCGAATCAGCAGCAACTCCCTGGCTTCGAAGCGAATGGCTTCACTCTGGTGGTTCATCAGTTCGAGCACGGTACGATCAATCTCAGCCGAAGGATGAAAGACCTGCCGGAGCGTGCTTATTGCGTGTAGTCGTACCTTGAGGCTCTTGTCATGGAGCGCCAGGTTACAAAGCGCGGTAATCAGTGGCTGACTGCTTTCCTGGTGAGAACCAATATAGGCACCGGTTGCGCTGATAGTGATATATCGGGTGTTGGTATTTTGATGAGCCAGGTATTCCTGAAGTACCGGAAGCGCTTCTGGACCTGCTGAGCAACTCGTATCATAGGCCATTCTTCCCAGTTGATTCTGTAGTTCAAGTCGCAGAATCCAACTGGAAGGCGTCAGATGCCAGAACAGAAACAACGCCAGAGGGGTCCCGATGATCAACAGCAGACAACCCAGTCCGCTTCGATTGTATTTGAAGTAGAATTTTGACGGTTTCATCGGGGCACCTCGATCCACTGCAGATCGTCGGTTGCCAGATCAAGTGTAGCGACGGTGAAGACTTTCGCCCTGAACAGGGCACCCGGGTTAATGCGGCGGGTGGTACCTTCATGGAAATCGTGGGTCTGGTGCGAATGGCCGGTGAGCAGGTAATCGGGCTCGGCAGCCAGCAGGTTTTTGAGATCACGGCTGATATGACCGTGCACCAGGGCAATGCGCCTTTCGGCCAGTTTGACTTCGCCGCCCCAGCGCAGACAATGAATGTCCTGTTCCCGTGCCGCCTGTTCGAGTTGAGGGACAAAGTCGGCGTCGTGATTGCCAAAGGTAAAATAGAACGGGAGTATTGCGCAGGCAGAGACGATCTCAGGTGTTGCCAGGTCACCACAATGAAACAGCGCCTCGGCACCCGCCTCCTGCAGCAGCGCGACGGCGCGTACGGTCCGCTCCAGGTGATTGTGTGAATCTGAGAGGATACCGATTTTCACTCTGCCTGTCCTCGGTTACGTCGACAGCGCGTGCTGCAGTACCTGACTTCCTCCCAGACACGGGCCCACTTTTTACGCCAGGTAAAAGGCCGCCCGCAGGCGGCGCAGCGCTTTTGTGGCAGCTCCGATTTGCGGTGCGTCATGGGTAAAGGCCCCCGTTTCCAGGATTGATGATTTAACTGGATTCTAGGGACTACCCTACCTTCAGGCCAGTTGGAAATATCAGACGGGGCCATCTACGCAGCCGAATTCAGCCAGATATTCTACAGAAGCTATTTACTGTCACGATCATGCACATGAGCCGGCGGAGCCGTGGCCTCGACTGCGACGAACGGTTCCAGGATCCGATAGCGGTGAACCGCATGTTTCGGTACCAGCCAGCTTTCGCCCGGATTGAGCAGCAGCTTCTGGTCTTCCAGTTCCAGTTCAGCCGTCCCTTTGATGACGAATCCGACGACTTCATAATCCCGGCTCATTGGTTGCGGGTCGACCGATCCAGGCGATTCTTCCCAGAGTCGCATCGAAACCGAAACTCCGGATGCCAGATATTTTTGTCCCATCGTTCCTTCGGGGGAATGGGCTGAGTCTACTTTTTTGACAGTGGTATCATTCATTTCTGAATTCCTTTCTGCTGAAATGGGCGTGAGCCACGCCAGTTGCTGACGCGGCTCACTGAAAGTGAAACGGTGTTGTAAAGCGGTTGGATGAAATCAGTCGCTTTTCACCACCAGTTCGTTATCAACGAGCAGGGCGCCCCCTTCGTAAGCGTTTTCAGTAGAGGCCCTTCTTTCGCTCCAGGAACTGACCTGCCCTTTGAGGGTCGCGATACCGTCATCCACGGAGACCTTGATCTTCTCGGAACTGACAAACGGACTCCACCAGAGCTCATCCTGAATATCGTTTTTAATTTCCTTATCCGACTGGTAAGGTGACCTGCGGTCATAGCGCACCAGGGCATCCTGATCGATGAAGAGATCATCAATGTAGGGATCGGAAACGTAAGGCCGCTGTTCCGCAACACTCAGGAAGTTCCTGACATCCACGATGCCGGGAACCCGTGACGCCAGATCATCGGCGCGGTTCTTTTCATACTGCGAGTCGACCTTCCCATACAGGTACGCGGTGTCATTCAGGACGGTGACATTAATGTCGAAACGTTCGATATAAGGATCGCGGTAGAAAGTGTCGCGAACATCCGCGGCGATGGCTGAATCTTCACGGTTCTGATTGAACCTCGTTTTCAGCCGGTTCTCCACATAGCTGACGCCCACCGTATTTTTCGCATCCCGGGCGGCTGCACGACGGGCTTTGAGATTGTCGACCGTTCCCCGCAGGGTCACGGTACGGCCAGTTACTTCGGCATCGACGTTGAAGGATTTCACACGTGGATCTCTCATTAAGGCATCCTGCACGGCGCTGCTGATTTCTGCTTCTGATTTACTCACGAATTTATTGCCGCGCAGTTTTTCTTCATGTATCCAGGGATCAACTTCCAGGTGTTCTGTGTCCACATCGTTCACGCCTGCGACCCAGGCATCGGCTTTCGCCATTCTTACTTCCGCAGCGCTACCGACAACCCCTGCGAGCTTCACCTGACCCTGATCGACGGTGACGGTAATCATGTGGTCATTAATTTGTGAATCCCAGCGGAGGGTTTCCTGCACTTCTTCTTCGATTTCCTGATCCGGACGTTCATCCTTGTAAAAGACGTGAATCTCTTCCTGCAGATCAACAACACCGCGTACTCCCTGGGCCACCTTCTTAACCAGATCCAGTTCCTGATACGATTCCACTTTGCCCGTCAGCTTGACAGCGCCTTCATTCACGCGAACATCAATCTCCCGGGCTTCCGTTGCTGGATCGGTACGCAGTGCCGTCTTGATATCTTGCTTGATAGCATCATCCGTTCTGAGAGGAGAAGGTTTGACTTCAATCCGATTGACCACGGCCCGAACCCCTTTGACGGTCTCAGCAATCCGCACTGCCCGCTCCTTGGCCAGGATGTTATTGACCTGACCGGAGAGCGTGACGATGCCATCTTCGGTCTGGATGTCGAGTCTGGTCGAGACCACACCCGGGTCGAGCAGCATCTCATCACTGATCTTGTCACTGATGGTCTGGTTGGTCATTTCGGGTTCCGCTCTGACCTCACGACGTGGAACACATCCCACGAGGAAAGTCAGTGTCGCCAGAGCACAGAGCCAGGTTCTTCGCTGTCGAGAGTTGAGTAAAGCCATTGCTGCCTCCTTCTACATGCGAGTTTATGATACAGACTGCTTCTAGTGCTGATCGTCTCAGGCGGTGTCAGTGGTGAAATCTGAGGCAAGAGAATCTGCC
This Gimesia chilikensis DNA region includes the following protein-coding sequences:
- a CDS encoding DUF3592 domain-containing protein; the encoded protein is MAFLEDLKKWPYSPRETWNIWLFLVPKLLYVVSGFVMCLAILIFLSGAVPTFRTYLFVNNAIKTDGVLLSNKYISNESSCPTFRFEDRQGKTHEFTSSTSYSPPLGKPGQTFEILYDPDDPEVAAENNQRSLWGSGPVLLRSGFVNLLTFGAIYLYTRRILNNRIRNLSDD
- a CDS encoding HEAT repeat domain-containing protein, with protein sequence MKPSKFYFKYNRSGLGCLLLIIGTPLALFLFWHLTPSSWILRLELQNQLGRMAYDTSCSAGPEALPVLQEYLAHQNTNTRYITISATGAYIGSHQESSQPLITALCNLALHDKSLKVRLHAISTLRQVFHPSAEIDRTVLELMNHQSEAIRFEARELLLIRIGRGIEVSPELCTIREQLKPALETAETADPDNCAVKNLKTFLEKCDATQNE
- a CDS encoding metallophosphoesterase family protein, with protein sequence MKIGILSDSHNHLERTVRAVALLQEAGAEALFHCGDLATPEIVSACAILPFYFTFGNHDADFVPQLEQAAREQDIHCLRWGGEVKLAERRIALVHGHISRDLKNLLAAEPDYLLTGHSHQTHDFHEGTTRRINPGALFRAKVFTVATLDLATDDLQWIEVPR
- a CDS encoding DUF2256 domain-containing protein gives rise to the protein MAPSDISNWPEGRVVPRIQLNHQSWKRGPLPMTHRKSELPQKRCAACGRPFTWRKKWARVWEEVRYCSTRCRRNRGQAE
- a CDS encoding cupin domain-containing protein encodes the protein MNDTTVKKVDSAHSPEGTMGQKYLASGVSVSMRLWEESPGSVDPQPMSRDYEVVGFVIKGTAELELEDQKLLLNPGESWLVPKHAVHRYRILEPFVAVEATAPPAHVHDRDSK
- a CDS encoding BON domain-containing protein, which translates into the protein MALLNSRQRRTWLCALATLTFLVGCVPRREVRAEPEMTNQTISDKISDEMLLDPGVVSTRLDIQTEDGIVTLSGQVNNILAKERAVRIAETVKGVRAVVNRIEVKPSPLRTDDAIKQDIKTALRTDPATEAREIDVRVNEGAVKLTGKVESYQELDLVKKVAQGVRGVVDLQEEIHVFYKDERPDQEIEEEVQETLRWDSQINDHMITVTVDQGQVKLAGVVGSAAEVRMAKADAWVAGVNDVDTEHLEVDPWIHEEKLRGNKFVSKSEAEISSAVQDALMRDPRVKSFNVDAEVTGRTVTLRGTVDNLKARRAAARDAKNTVGVSYVENRLKTRFNQNREDSAIAADVRDTFYRDPYIERFDINVTVLNDTAYLYGKVDSQYEKNRADDLASRVPGIVDVRNFLSVAEQRPYVSDPYIDDLFIDQDALVRYDRRSPYQSDKEIKNDIQDELWWSPFVSSEKIKVSVDDGIATLKGQVSSWSERRASTENAYEGGALLVDNELVVKSD